Proteins encoded in a region of the Mycolicibacterium duvalii genome:
- a CDS encoding WS/DGAT/MGAT family O-acyltransferase has protein sequence MKRLRGWDAVLLYSETPNVHMHTLKLAVVELDDLGGATFGVEELRKVIHSRLYKLDPFRWELVDIPFKFHHPMWRENAEVDLEYHVRPYRVEAPGGRRQLDEAVGRIASTPLDRSRPLWEMYLIEGLANGRIAVLGKIHHALADGVASANLLARGMDLQAGPDGDRDSYVTEPPPSKGELVRTAFVDHLRQIGKIPSTMAYTAQGVRRVRQSPHKLSPELTRPFTPPPSFMNHMLDSTRKFATATLALADVKQTGKKLGVTINDMVLSMSAGALRTLLLRHDGHADHPLLASVPVSFDFSPDRISGNYFTGVLVSLPVDVEDPLERVRAAHDAAAAGKESNNLIGPELVSRWSAYLPQAPAEALFRWLSSRDGQNKVMNLPISNVPGPRERARVGGALVTEIYSVGPLTAGSGLNITVWSYVDQLNISVLSDGKTLEDPHELTDAMVDAFREIRAAAGLSTELTVVETAMAP, from the coding sequence GTGAAGAGGCTCCGCGGCTGGGACGCTGTGCTGCTGTACAGCGAAACGCCGAACGTGCACATGCACACGTTGAAACTGGCGGTCGTCGAACTCGACGACCTCGGTGGGGCCACCTTCGGTGTCGAGGAGCTGCGCAAGGTCATCCACAGCCGGCTCTACAAGCTCGATCCGTTCCGCTGGGAACTGGTCGACATTCCGTTCAAGTTCCACCATCCGATGTGGCGGGAGAACGCCGAAGTCGACTTGGAGTACCACGTCCGCCCCTATCGCGTCGAGGCTCCGGGCGGTCGACGCCAACTCGACGAGGCGGTCGGCCGGATCGCCAGCACGCCGCTGGACCGCAGCCGGCCGCTGTGGGAGATGTACCTGATCGAGGGTCTGGCCAACGGGCGCATCGCCGTGCTCGGCAAGATCCACCACGCCCTGGCCGACGGTGTCGCCTCGGCGAACCTGCTGGCCCGCGGGATGGACCTGCAGGCCGGACCCGATGGTGACCGCGACTCCTACGTCACCGAGCCGCCGCCGTCCAAAGGCGAGCTGGTCCGGACCGCATTCGTCGACCACCTGCGCCAGATCGGCAAGATCCCGTCCACCATGGCCTACACCGCCCAGGGGGTGCGCCGGGTGCGGCAGAGCCCGCACAAGCTGTCGCCGGAGCTGACCCGACCGTTCACCCCGCCGCCGTCGTTCATGAACCACATGCTCGACTCGACGCGCAAATTCGCCACGGCCACTTTGGCTTTGGCCGATGTGAAGCAGACCGGCAAGAAGCTCGGCGTGACGATCAACGACATGGTGCTGTCGATGTCGGCCGGCGCGTTGCGCACCCTGCTGCTGCGCCACGACGGTCACGCCGACCATCCGCTGCTGGCCTCGGTTCCGGTCAGCTTCGATTTCTCACCCGACCGCATCTCCGGCAACTACTTCACCGGCGTGCTGGTCAGCCTGCCCGTCGACGTCGAGGACCCGCTCGAGCGGGTGCGCGCCGCCCACGACGCCGCCGCGGCGGGCAAGGAGAGCAACAACCTGATCGGCCCGGAACTGGTCAGCCGCTGGTCGGCGTACCTGCCGCAGGCGCCCGCCGAAGCGCTGTTCCGGTGGTTGTCCAGCCGCGACGGCCAGAACAAGGTGATGAACCTGCCGATCTCCAACGTGCCCGGACCCCGGGAACGGGCCCGCGTCGGTGGTGCGCTGGTCACCGAGATCTACTCGGTCGGCCCGCTCACCGCGGGCAGCGGACTCAACATCACGGTGTGGAGTTATGTCGACCAGCTCAACATCTCGGTGCTCTCGGACGGCAAGACCCTCGAGGACCCGCACGAGCTGACCGACGCGATGGTCGATGCCTTCCGCGAAATCCGCGCCGCCGCAGGACTTTCCACGGAGCTGACGGTCGTGGAAACCGCTATGGCCCCATAG
- a CDS encoding amidohydrolase family protein has translation MLITRATLLDGTRTDIRADRRIVAMAAEIPPLPGELVHDAAGGTVIPGLHDHHLHVRAAAAAAASVRVGPEDVADAGHLGRVLVTRAPDRDGWVRAVGYHEAAAGPLDRSVLDALCPTVPVRIQHRSGVQWFVNSAGLARLGLAGHPDGVLSSADPRWSAALQRAQLDVTAFGELLSSFGVTGITDATPDLDDAGLVGELRQSLWVLAPGKRILHDDALDLDELTGWIAERHAGDIPVALHCVTAAQLVVALEALRCAGRHRFDRIEHAAVVPDGSMALLAAGGATVVTQPNFVAERGDEYLTDVPEAEHHELWRVASLRRAGVAVALSTDAPFGRPDPWAAMRAAVYRRTPSGAVLGAAERISPADALTLFTGEPQRPAVPRTVTVGAAADLCLLSTPPDETLAELDAGMVAATVIAGEVVYRRD, from the coding sequence GTGCTGATCACCCGCGCCACCCTGCTCGACGGCACGCGCACCGACATCCGCGCGGACCGGCGGATCGTGGCGATGGCCGCCGAGATACCGCCGTTGCCTGGCGAACTCGTCCACGACGCCGCGGGCGGCACGGTGATCCCGGGACTGCATGATCACCACCTGCATGTGCGGGCGGCGGCCGCGGCGGCGGCGTCGGTGCGGGTCGGTCCCGAGGATGTCGCCGACGCCGGCCACCTGGGGCGGGTGCTGGTCACCCGTGCGCCCGACCGCGACGGCTGGGTGCGTGCCGTCGGCTACCACGAGGCCGCCGCGGGACCGTTGGATCGGTCCGTCCTCGACGCCCTGTGTCCGACTGTCCCGGTGCGAATCCAGCACCGCAGCGGCGTGCAGTGGTTCGTGAACTCGGCGGGCCTGGCCCGGTTGGGCCTGGCCGGTCACCCCGACGGGGTGCTGTCCAGCGCCGACCCGCGCTGGTCGGCTGCGCTGCAGCGCGCGCAGCTGGATGTGACGGCGTTCGGGGAGTTGCTCAGCTCGTTCGGTGTCACCGGAATCACCGATGCCACACCGGATCTCGACGACGCCGGGCTGGTCGGCGAGCTGCGTCAGAGCCTGTGGGTGCTGGCGCCGGGGAAACGCATCCTGCACGACGACGCCCTCGACCTCGACGAGCTCACCGGCTGGATCGCCGAACGCCACGCCGGGGACATACCGGTGGCGCTGCACTGCGTGACGGCAGCGCAGCTGGTCGTGGCGTTGGAGGCGCTGCGCTGCGCGGGTCGCCACCGGTTCGACCGGATCGAGCATGCCGCCGTCGTCCCCGATGGCAGCATGGCTCTGCTGGCGGCCGGCGGCGCGACCGTCGTCACCCAGCCCAACTTCGTGGCCGAGCGCGGCGACGAGTACCTGACCGATGTGCCCGAAGCCGAGCACCATGAGCTGTGGCGGGTGGCGTCACTGCGGCGCGCCGGTGTCGCGGTGGCCCTGTCCACCGATGCGCCGTTCGGCCGGCCGGACCCGTGGGCGGCGATGCGGGCGGCGGTCTATCGGCGTACTCCGTCGGGCGCCGTTCTCGGTGCGGCCGAACGAATCTCGCCGGCCGACGCGCTGACCCTGTTCACCGGGGAGCCGCAGCGCCCCGCCGTCCCGCGCACCGTGACCGTCGGCGCGGCCGCGGACCTGTGCCTGCTGTCCACGCCGCCGGACGAAACGCTGGCCGAACTCGACGCCGGGATGGTCGCGGCGACGGTCATCGCCGGTGAGGTGGTCTACCGGCGGGACTGA
- a CDS encoding alpha/beta hydrolase produces the protein MTERPDVRYPGPTLTTRLQWLRKAGPSDFMLAASVASASLPVIGKHLEPLGALAAAAIWGARHAPDFVNATTKSLLTPGDPKLKQSQRDCTNSVTQAALRSIVNPKDLEIEWPAAERTPPLWRMRDHRRHVHKTSVRYGPRPSQLLDVWRRDDLPAHPAPVMIFVPGGAWVHGSRMLQGYALMSHLAQQGWVCLSIDYRVSPHHRWPAHIADVKTAIAWARANVDRFGGDRNFVAVAGTSAGGHLAALAGLTANDPEFQDELPEGSDTSVDAVVGIYGRYDWEDKSTVERVRFVDFLERVVVKRSIDKHPDVFRKASPIAQVHPDAPPFLVVHGTGDSVIPVAQARSFVERMRDVSRSVVGYVELPGAGHGFDMTDGARTGAMSTAIGLFLNHIHRNYSLVGNKEVI, from the coding sequence ATGACGGAACGACCGGATGTCCGGTACCCCGGCCCTACTTTGACAACCCGCCTGCAATGGCTGCGGAAGGCCGGCCCGTCGGACTTCATGCTGGCTGCCAGCGTCGCATCCGCCTCGTTGCCCGTGATTGGCAAACATCTCGAGCCGCTCGGCGCGCTCGCTGCGGCGGCGATCTGGGGGGCGCGGCACGCTCCCGACTTCGTCAACGCGACGACGAAGTCGCTGCTGACCCCCGGCGATCCGAAACTCAAGCAGTCCCAGCGTGACTGCACCAACTCCGTCACCCAGGCGGCTCTGCGCAGCATCGTCAACCCGAAGGATCTGGAGATCGAGTGGCCGGCTGCCGAGCGCACCCCGCCGCTGTGGCGGATGCGTGACCACCGCCGCCACGTGCACAAGACCTCGGTGCGGTACGGCCCGCGGCCCTCCCAGCTGCTCGATGTGTGGCGGCGCGACGACCTGCCCGCCCATCCCGCGCCGGTGATGATCTTCGTTCCCGGTGGGGCATGGGTGCACGGCAGCCGGATGCTGCAGGGCTACGCGTTGATGTCGCATCTGGCGCAGCAGGGCTGGGTGTGCCTGTCCATCGACTACCGCGTCTCGCCGCACCACCGCTGGCCTGCCCACATCGCCGACGTCAAGACGGCGATCGCCTGGGCGCGGGCCAATGTGGACCGCTTCGGTGGCGACCGTAACTTCGTTGCGGTGGCCGGAACCTCGGCCGGCGGGCATCTGGCCGCGCTGGCCGGGTTGACCGCCAACGATCCCGAATTCCAGGACGAGCTGCCCGAGGGTTCCGACACGTCGGTCGACGCCGTCGTCGGGATCTACGGCCGGTACGACTGGGAGGACAAGTCCACCGTCGAGCGGGTGCGCTTCGTCGATTTCCTCGAGCGCGTCGTGGTCAAGCGGTCCATCGACAAGCATCCCGACGTGTTCCGCAAGGCCTCGCCGATCGCCCAGGTGCATCCGGACGCCCCGCCGTTCCTGGTGGTGCACGGCACCGGAGACAGCGTGATCCCCGTCGCGCAGGCACGCAGCTTCGTCGAACGAATGCGCGACGTGTCCCGCTCGGTGGTCGGTTACGTCGAGCTACCCGGCGCCGGGCACGGCTTCGACATGACCGACGGTGCCCGCACCGGCGCCATGTCGACCGCAATCGGCTTGTTCCTCAACCACATTCACCGAAACTACAGCCTCGTCGGTAACAAAGAGGTTATATAG
- a CDS encoding alpha/beta hydrolase, translated as MPKVEFHPELRRSARLLPKQMINPTTLPFVRAASRLMWRNARDAAEALTLSSGVEVRLHRPARATGTGPALLWIHGGGYVIGDAAQDDVLCRRFADELGATVVAVNYRLAPEHPYPTPLEDCYTALRWMRALPAVDPARVAIGGASAGGGLAAALALLARDRGEIDVAAQLLVYPMLDDRTVERTDLDHPGHRLWNQSSNKFGWSAYLKDADRDVAVPARRTDLAGLPPAWIGVGTLDLFHDEDVAYAQRLRDASVRCEVMIVDGAFHGFDGIAPKASVSRKFFASQCALLRDVFAAPAAA; from the coding sequence GTGCCGAAAGTGGAGTTTCACCCCGAGCTGCGCCGCAGTGCGCGCCTGCTGCCCAAACAGATGATCAACCCGACGACGCTGCCGTTCGTGCGGGCGGCGAGCCGGTTGATGTGGCGTAACGCCCGCGACGCCGCCGAGGCCCTGACCCTGTCCTCCGGGGTCGAGGTGCGCCTGCACCGGCCGGCGCGCGCGACCGGAACCGGTCCCGCGCTGCTGTGGATCCACGGCGGTGGCTACGTCATCGGCGATGCCGCCCAGGATGACGTGCTGTGCCGGCGGTTCGCCGACGAACTCGGCGCGACCGTGGTCGCAGTCAACTACCGGTTGGCACCCGAACACCCGTATCCGACTCCGCTGGAGGACTGCTACACCGCGCTGCGCTGGATGCGGGCGCTGCCCGCCGTCGACCCCGCGCGGGTGGCGATCGGGGGCGCGAGCGCCGGCGGCGGGCTCGCGGCCGCGCTGGCGCTGCTGGCCCGAGATCGCGGCGAGATCGACGTCGCCGCACAGCTTCTCGTCTACCCGATGCTCGACGACCGCACGGTGGAGCGCACGGATCTCGACCATCCGGGCCATCGGCTGTGGAACCAGTCCAGCAACAAATTCGGCTGGTCGGCCTACCTCAAGGACGCCGACCGCGATGTAGCGGTCCCGGCCCGCCGCACCGACCTGGCCGGGCTGCCGCCGGCATGGATCGGCGTCGGAACGCTGGACCTCTTTCACGACGAGGACGTGGCCTACGCGCAGCGGCTGCGCGACGCGAGCGTGCGCTGCGAGGTGATGATCGTCGACGGCGCGTTCCACGGCTTCGACGGCATCGCCCCGAAGGCGTCGGTGTCGCGGAAGTTCTTCGCCAGCCAGTGCGCGCTGCTGCGCGACGTGTTCGCCGCTCCCGCGGCGGCGTGA
- a CDS encoding acyl-CoA dehydrogenase — MNKSALAITDDHLALADAAAGQLDRLDALGKARATLADREAHPPEIWSAATELGWLGLAVGEEHGGSGFGLSELAVVAECQARRLCPGPFLPTAVAAVVLDRCADGDLRGALLPGLTSGETIAGVGPAGTVTAGDDLQVTGVDEAVLGAPDADILVLLAGDDVAVVDRHADGVSVTPLNSLDTTRTLGRVELSGVALPADRVLRGAARRARVVFRILAAAEAVGVAWATLDMAVGYAKVREQFGRTIGTFQAVKHHAANMLVAAETATAAIWDAARSDDLDEAEFAAAVAALLASRAAIFNVQNNIQLHGGIGFTWEHDAHLYLRRGRTLAALLAAGADPAFDIVDLQRAGQAHGASFSLPPEADEYRSQAREAAQRIAGLPAERQRDALVESGYFVPHWPRPWGRGADVLEQLVIEEEFSDIPRADMGITGWVALTIAQAGTDEQRERWVEPVLRGEVMWCQLFSEPGAGSDAAAVRTAAKKVDGGWRVTGQKVWTSLAHMCQWGLATVRTDFDAPKHAGVTMMAIDMSADGVTVNPLRGITGDSHFNEVFFDDVFVPDSDVVGDVNKGWLVARATLGNERVSIGGGSGAPTAVAPADLVGLLDRAPDGDTQVRRAAEVLAELHTLKLLNLRRATRAISGAEPGPEGNVTKLLVAESGQRLTELALDLTGVAAVTGANEHLTLAYLGNRAMTIAGGTSEITRNTIAERILGLPRDPLLK, encoded by the coding sequence GTGAACAAGTCTGCGCTTGCGATCACCGACGACCATCTGGCCCTCGCCGACGCCGCGGCCGGCCAGCTCGACCGCCTCGACGCCCTGGGCAAGGCCCGTGCGACCCTCGCGGACAGGGAAGCTCATCCACCCGAAATCTGGTCGGCAGCAACGGAACTGGGCTGGCTCGGGCTGGCGGTCGGCGAGGAGCACGGCGGTTCCGGCTTCGGCCTGTCCGAGTTGGCGGTGGTGGCCGAATGCCAGGCCCGCCGGTTGTGTCCCGGTCCGTTCCTGCCCACCGCGGTCGCCGCCGTGGTCCTCGACCGATGCGCGGACGGCGACCTCCGCGGCGCCCTGCTTCCGGGGCTGACCAGCGGGGAAACCATCGCCGGCGTCGGCCCGGCCGGCACGGTGACCGCCGGCGACGACCTGCAGGTCACCGGCGTCGACGAGGCGGTTCTGGGCGCGCCGGACGCCGACATCCTGGTCCTGCTCGCCGGCGACGACGTGGCGGTCGTGGACCGCCACGCCGACGGGGTGTCGGTGACCCCGCTGAATTCCCTGGACACCACCCGCACGCTGGGCCGGGTCGAACTCTCCGGCGTCGCGCTGCCCGCCGACCGCGTGTTGCGCGGGGCGGCCCGGCGCGCCCGGGTGGTGTTCCGGATCCTGGCCGCCGCCGAGGCCGTCGGCGTCGCATGGGCCACGCTGGACATGGCGGTCGGCTACGCCAAGGTCCGCGAGCAGTTCGGCCGCACCATCGGCACTTTCCAGGCGGTCAAACACCACGCTGCCAACATGCTGGTCGCTGCCGAGACCGCCACCGCCGCGATCTGGGACGCGGCGCGCTCCGACGACCTGGACGAGGCCGAGTTCGCCGCCGCGGTCGCCGCGCTGCTGGCCTCGCGCGCCGCAATCTTCAACGTGCAGAACAACATCCAGCTGCACGGTGGTATCGGCTTCACCTGGGAGCATGACGCGCACCTGTACTTGCGGCGCGGTCGGACGCTGGCGGCGCTGCTGGCCGCCGGCGCCGACCCGGCCTTCGACATCGTCGACCTGCAGCGCGCCGGACAGGCACACGGGGCGTCGTTCTCGCTGCCCCCGGAGGCCGACGAGTACCGCAGCCAGGCGCGCGAGGCGGCACAGCGGATTGCCGGGCTGCCGGCCGAGCGGCAACGCGACGCGCTGGTCGAGTCGGGGTACTTCGTCCCGCACTGGCCGCGACCCTGGGGCCGTGGCGCCGACGTCCTCGAGCAGTTGGTGATCGAAGAAGAGTTCTCCGACATCCCCCGCGCCGACATGGGCATCACCGGCTGGGTCGCCCTGACCATCGCCCAGGCCGGTACCGACGAGCAGCGCGAGCGGTGGGTGGAGCCGGTGCTGCGCGGCGAGGTGATGTGGTGCCAGTTGTTCTCTGAACCCGGCGCGGGTTCGGACGCGGCTGCGGTGCGCACGGCGGCCAAGAAGGTCGACGGGGGCTGGCGAGTCACCGGGCAGAAGGTGTGGACCAGCCTGGCGCACATGTGCCAGTGGGGGCTGGCGACGGTGCGCACCGACTTCGACGCGCCCAAGCACGCCGGCGTGACGATGATGGCGATCGACATGTCCGCCGACGGCGTCACCGTCAACCCGCTGCGCGGCATCACCGGTGACTCCCACTTCAACGAGGTGTTCTTCGACGACGTGTTCGTGCCGGACTCCGACGTCGTCGGCGACGTGAACAAGGGCTGGCTGGTCGCGCGCGCGACGCTGGGCAACGAGCGCGTGTCGATCGGCGGCGGGTCCGGCGCACCGACCGCCGTCGCCCCGGCCGACCTGGTGGGGTTGCTCGATCGCGCGCCCGATGGCGACACGCAGGTGCGGCGCGCCGCCGAGGTGCTCGCCGAGCTGCACACGCTGAAGCTGTTGAACCTGCGTCGCGCCACCCGGGCCATCTCGGGGGCCGAACCCGGGCCGGAGGGCAACGTCACCAAGCTGCTGGTCGCCGAGTCGGGTCAGCGGCTGACCGAGCTGGCGCTCGACCTGACCGGCGTTGCCGCGGTCACCGGAGCGAACGAGCACCTGACGCTGGCCTACCTGGGCAACCGGGCGATGACGATCGCCGGCGGCACCTCCGAGATCACCCGCAACACCATCGCCGAGCGCATCCTCGGCCTGCCGCGCGACCCGCTGCTGAAGTGA
- a CDS encoding MaoC family dehydratase has translation MPAWPAVTLYGQFADGPFFEDLHVGQVFDSAPSMTLTPGVAAAHQAILGDRLRLPLDAELSAGVTGATAALAHPGLVCDVAIGQSTLVTQRVKANLFYRGLRFYRFPILGDTLFTRTEVVGLKQNSAKPGRAPTGLAALRMTTIDGVGRLVLDFYRCAMLPLRSDGVDTGHDDDLAAVGADLGPAPDPTADWDAEAYRARVAGPHFDPALAGAVGHSTADVVSSAPELARLSMNIAATHHDSRVAGQRLVYGGHTIGLALAQACRLLPNLVTVLGWQSCDHTGPVHEQDTLYSELTVERAEPSAPGRGGVLHLRSVVFAVAEGGAGDGAADRQVLDWRFTALMF, from the coding sequence ATGCCAGCATGGCCAGCTGTGACTTTGTACGGCCAATTCGCCGACGGACCGTTCTTCGAGGACCTGCACGTCGGGCAGGTGTTCGACTCGGCCCCCTCGATGACGCTGACGCCGGGCGTCGCGGCAGCCCACCAGGCCATCCTCGGGGATCGGCTGCGTCTCCCGCTCGACGCCGAGCTGTCGGCCGGCGTCACCGGCGCCACCGCCGCGCTGGCCCACCCCGGATTGGTCTGCGACGTCGCGATCGGGCAGTCCACGCTGGTCACCCAGCGGGTCAAGGCCAACCTGTTCTACCGCGGGCTGCGCTTCTACCGCTTCCCGATCCTCGGGGACACGCTGTTCACCCGTACCGAGGTGGTCGGACTCAAGCAGAACTCCGCGAAGCCCGGCCGGGCGCCGACCGGGCTGGCCGCGTTGCGGATGACGACCATCGACGGTGTCGGGCGGTTGGTGCTCGACTTCTACCGGTGCGCGATGCTGCCGCTGCGCTCCGACGGCGTCGACACCGGCCACGACGACGACCTCGCGGCGGTCGGTGCCGACCTCGGGCCCGCTCCCGACCCGACCGCCGACTGGGATGCCGAGGCCTACCGCGCGCGGGTGGCCGGCCCGCATTTCGATCCGGCGTTGGCCGGCGCGGTGGGGCACAGCACCGCCGACGTGGTGAGCAGTGCGCCCGAGTTGGCCCGGTTGTCGATGAACATCGCTGCCACCCACCATGATTCGCGGGTCGCCGGGCAGCGCCTGGTCTACGGCGGGCACACCATCGGTCTGGCGTTGGCGCAGGCCTGCCGGCTGCTGCCCAATCTGGTGACGGTGCTGGGTTGGCAGTCATGTGATCACACCGGCCCGGTCCACGAGCAGGACACGCTCTACAGCGAGCTGACCGTCGAACGCGCCGAGCCGTCGGCCCCGGGTCGCGGCGGGGTGTTGCACCTGCGTTCGGTCGTGTTCGCAGTGGCCGAGGGTGGCGCCGGTGACGGGGCCGCCGACCGGCAGGTGCTGGACTGGCGGTTCACCGCGCTGATGTTCTGA
- a CDS encoding CoA transferase — MTALTVPGAVVERARATAREVAAMGGSDVDARVLLTGRAALLDLPGPGRISAGGATRMLRGPDGWCALTLSRPDDVDTVPALVDADSVEDPWGAVARRVRETGVVAFAQRARLLGLPVGVHGEAEPGPPVVTRLGEPGAGPPADTLIVDLSSMWAGPLCASLLAGAGATVVKVESVSRPDGTRAGPRSFFDWVNGGKLSYCADFAHPAGLRALLAAADIVIESSRPQALVRRGLGPHQVPARPGRVWLRITGHGVDGPRADWVAFGDDAAVAGGLTCGAADAPQFCGDAIADPLTGLHAAHAVLTSRRRGGGELVDIAMAAVAAGYAPLARAGGVEPAVAPSVSRTAAELGADNDAVDRIVARRLAGAC; from the coding sequence GTGACCGCACTGACCGTCCCCGGCGCCGTGGTGGAACGCGCGCGCGCCACCGCGCGGGAAGTCGCCGCGATGGGCGGATCCGACGTCGACGCCCGTGTCCTGCTGACCGGGCGGGCGGCGCTGCTGGACTTGCCGGGCCCGGGTCGCATCTCGGCCGGCGGTGCGACGCGGATGCTGCGCGGGCCCGACGGGTGGTGCGCGCTGACGCTGTCGCGTCCCGACGACGTCGACACAGTGCCGGCGCTCGTCGACGCCGACTCCGTCGAGGACCCGTGGGGCGCGGTGGCGCGGCGGGTCCGCGAGACCGGCGTGGTGGCGTTCGCGCAGCGCGCCCGGTTGCTCGGGCTGCCGGTCGGGGTGCACGGGGAAGCCGAGCCGGGCCCGCCGGTGGTGACACGGCTGGGGGAGCCCGGGGCCGGGCCGCCGGCCGACACGTTGATCGTCGATCTGTCGTCGATGTGGGCGGGCCCGCTGTGCGCGTCGCTGCTGGCCGGCGCCGGAGCCACGGTGGTCAAGGTGGAGAGCGTGTCCCGGCCCGACGGCACCCGCGCCGGCCCGCGGTCCTTCTTCGACTGGGTCAACGGCGGAAAGCTGTCCTATTGCGCAGATTTCGCGCATCCCGCCGGTCTGCGCGCACTGTTGGCCGCCGCCGACATCGTCATCGAGTCCTCCCGGCCGCAGGCGCTGGTGCGTCGCGGGTTGGGACCGCACCAGGTGCCGGCGCGCCCCGGCCGGGTGTGGCTGCGCATCACCGGGCACGGCGTCGACGGACCCCGCGCGGACTGGGTGGCCTTCGGTGACGACGCCGCCGTGGCCGGCGGATTGACCTGCGGTGCCGCCGATGCGCCACAGTTCTGCGGCGACGCGATCGCCGACCCGCTGACCGGGTTGCACGCCGCGCACGCGGTGCTGACGTCCCGCCGGCGCGGGGGTGGGGAGTTGGTCGACATCGCGATGGCGGCGGTGGCCGCCGGGTACGCGCCACTGGCCCGGGCCGGCGGCGTCGAACCCGCTGTGGCTCCCAGCGTTTCGCGAACCGCTGCGGAACTCGGAGCCGACAACGACGCCGTGGATCGGATCGTCGCGCGGCGGTTGGCCGGGGCGTGCTGA